A genomic window from Aerosakkonema funiforme FACHB-1375 includes:
- a CDS encoding alr0857 family protein: protein MLKLTYTENGFQLERLAQFLEDWVTARVILSLRAGWHICVEPSTASFLLPADLPGVDRLEIEAQREDSEIISVCACDAEYVEIGLRGNWVSAGTEKDEGVFVVTLSDRTEFFLFKLWQESQIAASCVSE, encoded by the coding sequence ATGCTGAAACTCACTTACACCGAAAATGGCTTTCAATTAGAGCGTCTGGCTCAATTCCTTGAAGATTGGGTCACGGCACGAGTGATTCTGTCGCTGCGAGCTGGTTGGCATATTTGCGTCGAACCTAGCACAGCTTCGTTTCTGCTGCCTGCCGATTTACCTGGAGTCGATCGTTTGGAAATCGAGGCGCAGCGCGAAGACTCCGAAATCATCTCTGTCTGTGCTTGCGATGCAGAATATGTCGAAATCGGTTTGCGCGGCAATTGGGTTTCGGCAGGTACGGAGAAAGATGAAGGCGTGTTCGTGGTCACCTTGAGCGATCGAACTGAGTTCTTCTTGTTCAAACTCTGGCAAGAATCGCAAATCGCCGCCTCTTGCGTGAGTGAATAA
- a CDS encoding HNH endonuclease, with amino-acid sequence MTTTSQPHRRNPTDVLTQSVVVFSKNYLPMSRVNIKRAIVLLVTGKAEPLDRIEDNFWQVRSPSLVFDVPKQIRLTLAGNERLWKVPPVNRREVLRRDHYTCQYCGSTKNLTLDHVIPRSKGGKHTWDNVVTACDRCNARKGDRTPVQAGMPLRTQPKAPMHPVVTFAEQFWREQQQQNLE; translated from the coding sequence GTGACCACAACATCGCAACCTCATAGGCGTAATCCAACAGATGTACTAACGCAGTCGGTAGTCGTGTTCTCAAAGAACTACCTGCCGATGAGTCGAGTCAATATTAAGCGAGCAATTGTCTTGCTGGTAACAGGTAAGGCGGAACCGCTCGATCGTATAGAAGATAACTTTTGGCAAGTGCGATCGCCTTCTTTGGTGTTCGACGTGCCAAAACAAATCCGTCTGACCTTAGCCGGCAACGAACGTCTCTGGAAGGTTCCCCCGGTGAACCGGCGAGAAGTTCTGCGGCGCGACCACTATACCTGCCAATACTGCGGTAGCACCAAAAACCTGACCTTGGATCACGTAATTCCCCGGTCAAAAGGCGGAAAACACACCTGGGATAACGTAGTTACTGCCTGCGATCGGTGTAATGCTCGTAAGGGCGATCGCACTCCGGTACAAGCTGGAATGCCACTCCGTACCCAACCGAAAGCACCGATGCACCCAGTTGTCACTTTTGCTGAACAGTTCTGGCGCGAACAACAGCAACAAAACTTGGAATAG
- a CDS encoding HEAT repeat domain-containing protein, whose translation MQLIKRTTLHYQEGSSDKVYEVDLCQVGENRYTVNFRYGRRGANLKEGVKTEQAVPLAQAQKIFDKLVAEKVNKGYRDVSIAPASETTAPKAVRQKNPDARNQAILNRLADRNPHKWPLERAIWRAGELKIPEATPLLLQLLGTGDPLRDYCIVWALGWCGNVEVTPTLQRIYEDINKPDFVRRIAWEALFKFADAATKARMRAEKIAELPSELRELAKNGTAEEFANVLRGYLEYRTNQQVTALYSQDYQRFVVLDIIYQIDNEYVRPVLLEILQNVRFLPNTFQRIRHIFKMAEYRHDAEVFGILTYRFEKEKPNYHSNRYWVRLPDGTYISSNASRYNPQTRQYESLGNQIEAELKRPNCRIAYNDKTQEYLRRRTWQTLRQLGEEGDSNYVKMAVSVLLQYSNADAQPAKQTAFYRYDRTNNWTRVASHSDWDAYAAYLTFNHILYENSPRYELKENSKAWRCRNSYKPGNPEPDVREEAFPQLWEQQPAELLHLLLSSSCRPVHHFAVKALGACPQFCAEIDLDTAIKLLNKLYEVTVRFGFEIARNLYNSAEPQRELVTAVVNCIVGEVRAEAYRWIEEGRDRYLSDINFIADLVTSDYPDTRQFARRLLSSSVITENAAKLLIARIITEILALSPKSDINPVYQDNIGEKVKDIAETLLTCFTPQLRTLGMSVIHDLLEHPQVEIQEFGARILLNHEIAAADLPPGLIDSLMNSPYESVRGVGIRIFGQLPDPTLLSQYSLLVTMLTHELADIRNAIRPVVRRLSADYPDFAARLATATIDMLMGSEAKEEIRVAIVRLLKEDLPGWMTGVTKDTALRLLKAKSSATQELAGYVLSANRDKWANDFETIEIVRLADNEILSVREAAREMFLHNLNRLRGNEQEMLSAVRIVECKWEDSREFGFRLFNTFFTADDLTPNVLVSLCDSVREDVRTFGRNLVIRYFNESYGQEYLLKFSEHPTTDMQMFATNYLENYAVNNPERLQELTPYFITVLSRVNKSRVAKQRIFAFLDKEAQKTEEAARVVAEILTRQSVTMAIGDKATAIQSMVKIKKTYPHLDLPIQVKPISEIRR comes from the coding sequence ATGCAGCTAATCAAACGAACAACCCTCCACTATCAGGAAGGAAGTTCCGATAAAGTGTACGAAGTCGATTTGTGCCAAGTTGGAGAAAACCGATATACGGTCAACTTTCGTTACGGACGCCGAGGTGCTAATCTCAAGGAAGGCGTCAAAACCGAACAAGCGGTGCCATTGGCCCAAGCACAGAAAATCTTCGACAAATTAGTTGCAGAAAAGGTTAACAAAGGCTATCGGGATGTCAGTATTGCGCCTGCAAGTGAAACTACTGCACCAAAAGCAGTTCGCCAGAAAAATCCAGATGCACGCAACCAGGCTATTTTAAACCGTTTAGCCGATCGAAATCCACACAAATGGCCTTTAGAAAGAGCAATCTGGCGTGCAGGCGAACTGAAAATCCCTGAAGCTACACCTTTACTTCTCCAACTTCTCGGTACTGGCGACCCCCTCAGAGATTATTGCATAGTTTGGGCTTTGGGTTGGTGCGGCAATGTGGAAGTTACACCAACCCTTCAACGAATTTATGAGGATATTAACAAACCTGACTTTGTTCGTCGCATCGCGTGGGAAGCTTTATTTAAATTTGCCGATGCAGCGACAAAAGCAAGAATGCGTGCTGAGAAAATAGCAGAATTGCCGTCTGAATTGCGCGAACTAGCTAAAAATGGCACGGCAGAAGAATTCGCAAATGTGTTGCGCGGGTATTTGGAATATCGTACTAACCAACAAGTTACCGCACTTTACAGCCAAGATTACCAGCGTTTTGTCGTACTCGATATTATCTACCAAATCGATAACGAGTATGTGCGTCCAGTTTTATTGGAAATTTTGCAGAATGTCAGATTTTTGCCTAACACCTTCCAGCGAATTCGCCACATCTTTAAGATGGCTGAATATCGCCACGATGCAGAAGTATTCGGAATCCTGACATATCGCTTTGAAAAAGAGAAGCCAAATTATCACAGCAATCGCTATTGGGTGAGACTTCCAGATGGAACTTACATAAGTAGTAACGCTAGTAGATACAATCCTCAAACAAGACAATATGAAAGTTTGGGAAATCAAATCGAAGCGGAACTGAAGCGTCCTAATTGCAGGATTGCTTACAATGACAAGACACAGGAATATTTGCGGCGGCGCACTTGGCAAACGCTTCGACAGTTGGGTGAAGAAGGCGATTCTAACTATGTTAAAATGGCTGTTAGTGTCTTGTTACAATATTCAAATGCAGATGCTCAACCAGCCAAGCAGACAGCTTTTTATCGATACGATCGCACTAATAACTGGACTCGCGTAGCTTCCCACAGCGATTGGGATGCCTACGCTGCCTATCTAACATTTAACCACATCCTCTATGAAAATAGTCCGCGCTACGAATTAAAGGAAAATTCAAAAGCGTGGCGCTGTCGAAATTCCTACAAACCGGGAAATCCAGAACCTGATGTCAGGGAAGAAGCTTTTCCGCAACTTTGGGAACAACAACCAGCAGAACTTTTGCATTTGCTTTTGTCAAGTAGCTGTCGTCCGGTGCATCATTTTGCAGTCAAAGCATTGGGTGCGTGTCCGCAGTTTTGCGCGGAAATAGATCTGGATACTGCTATTAAATTGCTGAACAAACTTTATGAAGTGACGGTAAGGTTTGGGTTTGAGATTGCGCGTAACTTATATAATTCTGCCGAACCTCAGCGCGAGTTGGTTACGGCTGTGGTAAATTGTATAGTTGGTGAAGTGCGTGCAGAGGCTTATCGCTGGATTGAAGAAGGACGCGATCGCTATCTTTCCGATATCAATTTTATCGCAGATTTAGTTACCAGCGACTACCCCGACACTCGCCAATTCGCACGCCGACTCCTGAGTTCTTCAGTCATTACGGAAAATGCAGCAAAACTGCTAATTGCGCGAATCATCACCGAAATCTTAGCCTTATCTCCCAAATCGGATATCAACCCAGTTTACCAAGACAACATCGGCGAAAAAGTAAAAGACATAGCCGAAACTTTACTAACTTGCTTCACTCCTCAGCTACGCACCTTGGGTATGTCAGTTATTCACGATTTGCTAGAACATCCGCAGGTAGAAATTCAAGAATTTGGCGCTCGCATTCTATTAAATCACGAAATCGCCGCCGCCGATTTGCCGCCGGGATTAATCGATTCTTTGATGAATTCTCCCTACGAATCTGTACGCGGAGTAGGTATCCGAATTTTCGGTCAACTTCCCGACCCCACCTTGCTGAGTCAATACTCGCTGCTGGTAACAATGCTAACTCACGAATTAGCAGATATACGCAATGCGATTCGTCCGGTAGTGCGACGACTTTCCGCAGATTACCCGGACTTCGCCGCGAGATTGGCAACAGCGACGATCGATATGTTAATGGGGTCGGAAGCAAAAGAGGAAATTCGGGTTGCGATCGTTCGCTTGCTGAAAGAAGACTTACCTGGATGGATGACTGGTGTTACCAAAGATACAGCCTTGAGATTGCTGAAAGCCAAATCTTCCGCGACTCAGGAATTAGCCGGTTATGTGCTGAGTGCAAATCGCGATAAATGGGCAAATGATTTTGAGACAATAGAGATAGTTAGACTGGCGGATAACGAAATATTGTCTGTGCGAGAAGCGGCGCGAGAAATGTTTTTGCACAATCTCAATCGCCTGCGCGGAAACGAACAGGAAATGTTATCCGCAGTGCGAATAGTCGAGTGCAAGTGGGAGGACTCGCGGGAATTTGGATTTAGACTATTCAATACATTCTTCACCGCCGATGATTTGACACCCAACGTTTTAGTTAGTCTTTGCGATAGTGTGCGCGAAGATGTCCGCACTTTTGGCAGAAATTTAGTCATTCGTTACTTCAATGAATCCTACGGACAAGAATATCTGCTGAAATTCAGCGAACATCCCACAACAGATATGCAGATGTTTGCCACCAATTATCTGGAAAACTACGCAGTTAACAATCCCGAACGATTGCAAGAGTTGACACCATACTTTATAACTGTACTGTCGCGTGTAAATAAAAGTCGCGTCGCCAAACAGCGCATCTTTGCCTTTTTGGATAAAGAAGCGCAAAAAACAGAGGAAGCAGCGCGAGTCGTCGCCGAAATACTCACCCGACAATCAGTAACAATGGCAATTGGCGATAAAGCGACAGCAATTCAAAGTATGGTGAAAATCAAAAAAACCTATCCCCATCTTGACTTACCGATTCAGGTAAAACCGATTTCGGAAATTAGAAGATAG
- a CDS encoding type II toxin-antitoxin system HicA family toxin, which yields MPKKIRELKNLLLKAGFTYRSGKGSHTKWYHPLLPIPITLSGNDSNDAKPYQEKDVNNALERVQQIQGQQEEEE from the coding sequence ATGCCTAAAAAAATTAGAGAATTGAAAAACTTGTTACTAAAAGCAGGATTTACTTACCGTTCTGGAAAGGGCAGTCATACAAAATGGTATCATCCGCTTCTACCCATACCTATTACTCTATCAGGCAATGATAGCAATGATGCTAAACCGTACCAGGAAAAAGACGTAAACAATGCGCTTGAGAGAGTACAGCAAATTCAAGGACAACAGGAGGAAGAAGAATGA
- a CDS encoding type II toxin-antitoxin system HicB family antitoxin, whose protein sequence is MKYHYTIIIQWSDEDKCYIVSLPEWGEFCHTHGDTYEEALENAQEVLELLVESSLEDGKPLPEPQTFGKLLQIA, encoded by the coding sequence ATGAAATATCACTATACCATAATAATTCAATGGTCAGATGAAGATAAATGTTATATCGTCAGTCTTCCTGAATGGGGAGAATTCTGCCACACACACGGAGATACATACGAAGAAGCGCTGGAAAATGCCCAAGAAGTGCTAGAACTTCTAGTAGAATCGTCATTAGAAGACGGTAAACCTCTGCCAGAACCTCAAACATTTGGAAAGTTGCTTCAGATTGCTTAA